From one Lycium barbarum isolate Lr01 chromosome 6, ASM1917538v2, whole genome shotgun sequence genomic stretch:
- the LOC132600380 gene encoding P-loop NTPase domain-containing protein LPA1 homolog 2-like — MATEVTKLLYIVVIDDEEEKREQGKDSFRYTRSVLQSTLQLMGCKPRHAFKISRTVFDKMRSECMGDKLLSADRAQLGQDNFKGLHHKESTTFINGFLDKGNNQSESKPFELYKRRTTVIVKRETFLDVICDALTEYKYMGPNQRADLILACRIRERKESVTVLLCGTSGCGKSTLSALLGSRLGITTVVSTDSIRHMMRSFVDEKQSPLLWASTYHAGEYLDPVAVSEARTKKRAKKLAGISTPPIQKEGVKSPPVGISSAVDLVSAKEMAVEGYKAQSEMVIDSLDRLITAWEERKESVVVEGVHLSLNFVMGLMKKHPSVIPFMVYIANEEKHLERFAVRAKYMTLDPAKNKYVKYIRNIRTIQEYLCNRADKHLVPKINNTNVDKSVAAIHATVFGCLRRREAGEQLYDPVKNTVPVIDEEYRNQCAANCVSSKGMFQLIQRKGSSRHLMALLNNDGSVAKAWPVYTLGNDGKPIMDHSIPSGIGTPMYGPLQIGKAEPINLQFGHFGISAWPSDVGGTSHASSVDESRGELTDNGSRYYSSCCSSPRLPEGHAKELKEEQSVHGSDDEEVDEPLERDSDEDLSDDDSKQVDEEEGSVDEESTKSDEEYDDLAMLDIQEDGYMTDINEETYNKLELSNKVVPVSGDELTEGFETYRKSIDQSFRSKSAVILEPPLGSYTSFLKEKNEKRVPTSGTIRVKKRSNSIPTLGKHGPFNNGSILPEASR; from the exons ATGGCTACAGAGGTAACAAAGCTGCTGTATATAGTGGTAATAGACGATGAGGAAGAGAAGAGAGAACAAGGGAAAGACTCTTTCAGATATACACGTTCTGTTCTGCAGAGTACTTTACAACTTATGGGATGTAAACCTCGACATGCGTTTAAG ATTAGCAGGACAGTTTTTGACAAGATGAGAAGTGAATGCATGGGCGATAAGTTGCTCTCAGCAGATAGAGCACAATTGGGACAGGATAACTTTAAAGGACTTCATCATAAAGAGTCCACTACCTTTATCAATGGATTCTTGGATAAAGGGAACAATCAAAGTGAAAGCAAACCATTTGAGTTGTACAAAAGGCGCACGACAGTGATTGTCAAGAGAGAAACTTTTCTAGATGTAATTTGTGATGCTTTAACCGAATACAAGTATATGGGCCCCAACCAGAGGGCTGACTTAATTTTGGCTTGCAG GATCCGAGAAAGAAAAGAATCTGTAACCGTGCTATTGTGTGGGACTAGTGGCTGTGGGAAATCTACCTTGTCTGCTTTGCTG GGCAGCAGGTTGGGTATAACGACTGTGGTGTCCACCGACTCCATTCGACATATGATGAGGAGTTTTGTAGATGAAAAGCAAAGCCCTTTACTTTGGGCTTCAACCTACCATGCTGGAGAATATTTGGATCCAGTAGCTGTTTCTgaagcaagaacaaagaaaaggGCAAAGAAGTTAGCTGGAATTTCAACCCCACCAATACAAAAAGAAGGTGTAAAGTCTCCACCTGTGGGGATTTCAAGTGCTGTTGATTTGGTTAGTGCCAAAGAAATGGCAGTTGAAGGATATAAGGCACAGAGTGAGATGGTAATTGATAGTCTTGACAGGCTAATCACTGCATGGGAAGAGCGGAAAGAATCAGTCGTTGTGGAGGGTGTTCATTTGAGCCTCAATTTTGTG ATGGGATTAATGAAGAAGCACCCGTCAGTCATACCTTTTATGGTTTACATTGCAAATGAGGAAAAACATTTAGAAAGGTTTGCAGTACGTGCAAAGTACATGACTCTTGATCCTGCTAAAAACAAATATGTGAAATATATTCGGAACATCCGGACAATACAAGAATATCTCTGTAACAGAGCTGACAAGCATTTGGTGCCAAAAATTAACAACACAAATGTTGATAAAAGTGTGGCAGCCATTCATGCCACTGTCTTCGGCTGCTTACGGAGGCGTGAGGCAGGAGAGCAACTGTATGATCCAGTCAAAAATACCGTTCCCGTCATTGATGAGGAATACAGAAACCAGTGTGCTGCCAATTGTGTGAGCTCTAAGGGAATGTTTCAACTGATTCAAAGAAAAGGTTCTTCTAGGCACTTGATGGCTCTTCTGAATAATGATGGATCAGTAGCGAAAGCTTGGCCAGTGTACACATTGGGCAATGATGGCAAGCCTATTATGGATCATTCTATTCCGAGTGGAATAGGGACCCCTATGTATGGACCACTGCAGATTGGCAAGGCTGAACCTATTAATCTGCAATTTGGCCATTTCGGGATCAGTGCTTGGCCCAGTGATGTTGGTGGCACCAGTCATGCCAGTAGTGTTGATGAATCGAGAGGCGAGTTGACAGACAATGGCAGCAGGTACTATTCGTCTTGCTGCAGCTCACCAAGGTTGCCTGAAGGGCATGCAAAGGAG CTCAAAGAGGAACAATCAGTGCATGGTAGTGATGATGAAGAGGTTGATGAACCACTTGAAAGAGACAGTGATGAGGACCTTAGTGATGATGACTCCAAACAAGTTGATGAGGAG GAAGGCTCAGTGGATGAGGAATCTACTAAATCAGATGAGGAGTATGACGATCTTGCCATGCTAGATATTCAAGAAGATGGTTATATGACTGATATTAATGAAGAGACATACAATAAGTTGGAGTTGAGTAATAAGGTCGTTCCTGTTTCAGGGGACGAGCTAACTGAAGGTTTTGAGACGTACAGGAAGAGTATCGATCAATCTTTCAGAAGTAAGAGTGCTGTAATTTTGGAGCCACCTCTCGGGAGCTACACTTCTTTTCTCAAAGAGAAGAACGAGAAGAGAGTCCCAACTTCTGGCACCATTCGAGTAAAGAAACGTTCTAACAGCATTCCGACCCTGGGAAAGCATGGGCCATTTAATAATGGCTCCATCCTCCCGGAAGCATCTAGGTAA
- the LOC132600193 gene encoding agamous-like MADS-box protein AGL62, producing MRKPNGRKRVEMAKMQKKSNLEVTFSKRRVGLFKKATELAILCEAKIATVIFSPSNKIYTFGHPSVISIVDKFLGLNLDEPTYHNGTVGEVINQLNQTEDRLKDEKRHGETLQTTGGKAPVLEELNYFQLQELSEALEAKQKEVERMANQQKENGIVFPYRTLGAALALSSGSEAGPSGPRD from the coding sequence ATGAGAAAGCCTAATGGTCGCAAAAGAGTTGAGATGGCAAAGATGCAAAAGAAGAGCAACTTAGAGGTAACTTTTTCTAAACGTCGTGTTGGTCTCTTTAAGAAGGCAACTGAACTTGCTATCCTATGCGAAGCTAAAATTGCCACTGTGATTTTTTCTCCTAGCAACAAAATTTACACATTTGGTCACCCTTCTGTCATTTCTATTGTGGATAAGTTCCTTGGACTAAATCTTGACGAGCCTACTTATCACAATGGTACAGTTGGTGAGGTAATTAATCAGTTAAACCAGACGGAGGACAGACTTAAAGACGAGAAAAGACATGGAGAAACACTTCAAACAACGGGGGGGAAAGCTCCAGTACTTGAAGAACTCAACTATTTCCAACTTCAAGAACTGAGCGAGGCCCTGGAAGCCAAACAAAAGGAAGTTGAAAGAATGGCCAACCAACAAAAGGAGAATGGTATTGTCTTCCCCTATAGAACACTTGGAGCTGCATTGGCTCTTTCATCTGGTTCTGAGGCTGGACCATCTGGACCTCGGGACTAG
- the LOC132600381 gene encoding ruBisCO large subunit-binding protein subunit alpha produces the protein MASANAISTASIIPSPSKQGSLKNRRVNQLQGQKFGNKGGKSRFVVKACAKEIAFDQKSRSALQAGIDKLADAVGLTLGPRGRNVVLDEYGTPKVVNDGVTIARAIELPDAMENAGASLIREVASKTNDSAGDGTTTASVLAREIIKLGLLSVTSGANPVSLKRGIDKTVLGLIEELEKKARPVKGRDDIKAIASISAGNDESIGTMIADAIDKVGPDGVLSIESSSSFETTVHVEEGMEIDRGYISPQFVTNPEKLIAEFENARVLVTDQKISAIKDIIPLLEKTTQLRAPLLIIAEDITGEALATLVVNKLRGILNVAAIKAPGFGERRKALLQDIAIVTGAEYQAADLGLLVENTPVEALGIARKVTITKDSTTIIADAASKDEIQSRISQLKKELSETDSVYDTEKLAERIAKLSGGVAVINVGAATEAELEDRKLRIEDAKNATFAAIEEGIVPGGGAAFVHLSTCVPAIKDKLEDADEKLGADIVQKALVAPAALIAQNAGIEGEVVVEKVKEAEWEMGYNAMTDKYENLVENGVIDPAKVTRCALQNSASVAGMVLTTQAIVVDKPKPKTAAPAAPQGLTV, from the exons GGGTCTTTGAAGAACAGGAGGGTCAACCAATTGCAGGGACAGAAATTTGGAAACAAAGGTGGCAAGAGCCGGTTTGTAGTAAAGGCCTGTGCTAAAGAAATTGCCTTTGACCAGAAGTCTAGGAGTGCCCTTCAGGCTGGTATTGACAAGCTTGCTGATGCTGTCGGTCTTACACTTGGTCCTAGGG GAAGGAATGTAGTGTTGGATGAATATGGCACCCCTAAGGTGGTTAACGATGGAGTGACAATTGCTAGAGCTATAGAGCTACCTGATGCTATGGAAAATGCTGGGGCCTCCCTCATCAGGGAG GTTGCAAGCAAAACCAATGATTCAGCTGGTGATGGAACCACAACTGCATCTGTTCTTGCTCGGGAAATCATTAAACTCGGTTTGTTGAGTGTTACATCTGGTGCAAATCCAGTGTCTTTGAAGAGGGGCATTGACAAAACTGTACTGGGTTTGATTGAAGAGCTAGAAAAGAAGGCTAGACCTGTTAAAGGTCGTGATGACATCAAAG CTATTGCTTCAATCTCTGCTGGAAACGATGAAAGTATTGGCACCATGATTGCTGATGCTATTGACAAAGTCGGTCCAGATGGGGTCTTATCCATCGAGTCATCCTCTTCCTTTGAGACTACTGTACATGTTGAAGAAGGAATGGAG ATTGATAGAGGATATATTTCCCCACAATTTGTCACCAACCCTGAGAAGTTAATTGCTGAGTTTGAGAATGCTCGAGTCTTGGTTACGGATCAGAAGATCTCAGCTATCAAGGATATTATTCCCCTATTAGAAAAGACAACTCAATTACGTGCTCCTCTGCTGATTATTGCGGAGGATATCACCGGGGAAGCTCTGGCCACTCTTGTTGTGAACAAGTTGCGGGGTATACTGAATGTTGCTGCCATCAAAGCTCCTGGATTTGGTGAAAGGAGAAAGGCTCTTCTGCAAGATATTGCCATTGTGACAG GAGCCGAGTACCAGGCAGCTGATTTGGGCCTGCTCGTTGAGAATACCCCAGTTGAAGCACTTGGAATTGCCAGAAAGGTAACCATTACCAAGGACTCAACTACCATTATTGCTGATGCTGCATCAAAGGACGAGATACAGTCTAGGATTTCTCAGCTTAAAAAGGAGCTGTCCGAGACCGACTCGGTGTACGACACTGAGAAACTTGCTGAGAGAATTGCCAAGCTCTCTGGAGGTGTTGCCGTCATAAATGTTGGAGCTGCAACAGAGGCTGAGCTTGAGGACCGCAAGCTTCGTATTGAAGATGCAAAGAATGCAACCTTTGCTGCAATTGAAGAGGGAATTGTACCCGGTGGTGGCGCTGCTTTTGTTCATTTGTCAACTTGTGTCCCTGCCATTAAGGACAAGCTTGAGGATGCAGATGAAAAGTTGGGCGCTGACATCGTTCAGAAG GCATTAGTAGCCCCTGCAGCTTTGATAGCACAAAATGCTGGAATTGAAGGGGAAGTAGTTGTGGAGAAGGTTAAGGAAGCTGAATGGGAGATGGGATACAACGCGATGACAGACAAATATGAGAATCTTGTGGAAAATGGAGTCATTGATCCCGCCAAGGTGACAAGATGTGCATTGCAGAATTCAGCATCAGTTGCAGGAATGGTACTGACTACACAAGCCATAGTGGTTGACAAGCCAAAGCCTAAAACCGCCGCACCTGCTGCTCCACAAGGGCTTACAGTGTGA